DNA sequence from the Candidatus Zixiibacteriota bacterium genome:
GAGATCGAGGAGAGGATCGTGGAAAGATTTCTGGATCGTTTCTCCGAGCTCAGCCAGAAAGATATGGATAAGCTGAAAGCGACCGCGAAAAGCAAAGACAGCGACGTCAGAATTGACTCAGCCTTCGAGATCTCCGGCAAAAATCGCGAGAAACTGACCAAAAGGCTCAAACAGGTCTTAGACGGAATCAAAGATATTGACTATCAAACTGATAGCGACCTTCTGGGCGGTGTGGTTCTTGAAGCGGGTGGTCAGAGAGTCGAATGGAATATCGCTGACTACCTGGAAAATCTCGAAAACGATTTCAAAAACCGTCTTTCTAACTTGAAAAGCGAAACAGCAGAAGCGGAAAATCAAACAGATAGCGAACGGAAATCTGAAAGCGAAGAAAAGTAACATTATGAGTTACAAAACTAAAGATCTGAGGACTCTTCTGGACGACACCCTGAAGGTGATAGAAGAATCCAGAGAGGATTACATTCATGAGCTCCGGCTATACGAAAGCGGCCGCGCGATCTCGGTCACTTCCAGTATCGCCTGGATCAAAGGGTTGCAGGGTGCCGGATATCAGGAGCTTCTGCGTTTTGCGGGTGATTTACGCGGTATGGTCTTCAACCTCCGGCCGAAAAGGCTGGGAGTCGTGCTTTTGGATAAAGGGGCTGAAATCCCGGTCGGGAGCGAGGTTCGTCGCACACGCAGTGTGGTCGATGTGCCGGTCGGCGAAGCGCTTCTGGGCCGGGTTGTCGACGCGGTCGGTCGTCCCCAGGATGGACAGGGGCAGATTCGTTCTGATGAGAGACTGCCAATCGAAAGGGAAGCGCCTCCAATGATCGAACGAGATCCGGTCAAAAAACCGCTTCAGACCGGCGTCAAGGCTGTCGATACGCTGATACCGATCGGACGGGGGCAACGCGAATTGATACTGGGCGACCGCAAAACCGGCAAGACCGCGATTGCAGTCGACACGATCATAAATCAACGTGGCCGGAACGTGGCCTGCATTTACTGCGCGATCGGCAAAAAAAGCTCCGATATCGCTTCGGTCATCGACGATTTAAAAGAATATGATGCTCTCGATTATACCACCGTAGTTGCCACATCGGGCGAGGATCCGCCTGGATTGAAATTCGTTGCGCCATACGCCGCCTGTTCGATGGGCGAATATTTCCGAGATCGTGGTCAGGACGCTTTGGTGATTTATGACGATCTGACGCTGCATGCCAGAGCCTACCGCGAACTCTCGCTTTTGTTGAGACGTCCTCCTGCGCGCGAGGCGTATCCGGGTGATATTTTCTATATTCATTCCCGTCTGCTGGAGCGAGCCACTCATTTGAATAAAGAACTCGGCGGCGGTTCGCTGACCGCTCTGCCGATAATCGAGACTCAGGCACAAAACATTTCGGCCTATATCCCGACCAACCTGATCTCGATTACCGACGGACAGATATATCTCTCGCCCAAGCTCAATCGCCAGGGGATTCTGCCGGCTATTGATGTGGGCAAATCGGTTTCCCGTGTGGGCGGCAAGACCCAGCTTCCAGCTTACCGCGGACTGGCCGGCGATCTGAAGCTGGCTTACTCGCAGTTCGAAGAACTGGAAACATTTTCACGTTTCAGCACCCGGCTGGATGAAGAGACCCGCGCCAAGCTGAAACGGGGCGAACAGGTCCGCGAAGCGCTCAAACAGCCCCAGTATCAGCCGATCAGTGTGCCCGAACAGATCGCTGTCCTGGTGGCCGTCAACCGTGGCCTCTTTGACAGAATCGATACCGATCAGGTCACCGAGGCTTCGCAAAAAGTACGCAGGGTGATGACGGACAAAGTGGAAAAAATATCCGCTAAAATCCAAGAAGGTGAAAAGCTCTCTGACGACGATCTGGATAAATTGGAAACATTGTTTAAGCAAGCCCTCGATCTGAAGGATTCAGATGCTGACTCTTGAAGCTCTGCAACACAAAATCTCAAGCGGTGAAGACCTCTTATCAGTAGTCAAGACCATGAAGGCGATGGCGGCAGTCAGTATTCGTCAGTATGAAAAGGCGGTCGAATCAGCAGAGGCCTACTTTGATACGGTAGAACTTGGATTTCGGGCGCTCTTTCGTCGGGGTCGAAATATCGGCGACCTGATTGCTGGTTACCAGAAGACCGAGACAACGATAGTCCTCGCGGTCGGTTCGGATCAGGGGATGTGCGGTCAGTTCAATGAGAGGATTTTTGGCCTGATGGAAAACGGCTTGAATGAATTGGAAAACGAAAATCAAAACCTCAGAGTTCTGGCGATTGGTGCCAAGCTGAGCGGTTTGATATCGAGTTCTGATACTGAATTAAAACAAACATTCCGCGCCCCCGCTTCGATTCGCACTGTATCCAGCACGGTCGAGGAAATCCTGTTTTATCTGAGTCAGGTCGGCAGCGAGGTGGGCATTTTCAGCCTGCATCTCTACTACAATGCCAAAAGTTCCGGTTCCAGCTATGAGCCGCTTCATATCATGCTTCTGCCTTTCGGTCTAAACTATGCGGAAAATTTGAGAGAGAAAGGCTGGCAGAGCGACCAGATTCCTTCTTTTCGGATTTCAAGTCGTCAATTGTTGTCGTCACTGACTCGGCAGTATATGTTCGCCGGTCTCTACCGTGCCCTGGCGGAATCACTGGCCAGCGAAAACGCCAGCCGACTGGCGGCAATGCAGGCGGCCGAGAAAAACATCGAGGAGCGACTAAAGCAGTATACCACCGAATACCACCACCAGAGACAGGAAAGCATTACCTCTGAGCTTCTGGATATGGTGGCCGGATTCGAAGCCCTGACCGGTGATGACGAAGATGAAGAGGAGGATAGTGATGAAGACAGCGTTTCTGGAATGTGAAGAATGGGAAAAGCAAATCATACAGGATCTTTTAAAAATTGACCATATCAAATTCTCCGAAAAGGAATTATCGGCTGAAAATGTTGAAAATTATGCCGACTTCGAGATAATTTCAACTTTCATCTATTCAGATCTCGACCTGAAGGTGCTTGAGAAACTGGATAATCTAAAGATGATCGCCACCCGTTCGACCGGATTCGACCATATCGATATGGATTACTGCAAAGAAAATGATATCATTGTCTCCAACGTCCCCACTTACGGCTCGCGGACTGTGGCTGAACATGTCTTCGGACTTTTATTGACGATCAGTCATAACCTGACTGAAGCGATCGATCGCACCCGCAAGGGTGATTTCTCGCAGGAAGGCCTTTCAGGATTCGATCTTCACGGAAAAATCCTGGGGATAATCGGTACCGGAAAGATTGGTCGTCGCGCGATTGAAATCGCCCGGGGGTTTGCTATGCAGGTTCTGGCTTTCGATGTGAAACCGGATGAGGAACTGGCCGATAAATTCGGTTTCGAGTATGTCGATTTCGACCAGCTTTTGGAAGAATCGGATGTGATCAGTTTGCATGTGCCTGCCAACAAAAAGACCCGGCATATGATAGCGAAAGATCAGTTCGAGAAGATGAAAGCGGGAGTGGTTCTGATCAATACCTCGCGCGGTTCGGTGATCGATGTCGAGGCTCTGGTCAATGCCCTGGGAAGCGGAAAAGTTCGAGCGGCAGGTCTGGATGTGTTACCCGAAGAGCCTGTAATTCGCGAGGAGGCCGAGCTTCTGCGCAGTGTTTTCCGTCGTGAACACGACCTGGAGACTCTTCTGGCCAATCATATCCTGCTCAGGCTTCGCAATGTCGTAGTCACTCCCCACAGCGCTTTCAATACCAGAGAAGCGGTAACCCGGATTCTGAAAACCTCGGCTGAAAATATACGCTCATTCATGGAAGGCAAACCACAAAATGAAGTCAGCGGTTAAATGTTGAACCACTGATTCTGCAGACAACTAACTATTACTTAACGTAATAATCTTACGTACTTTATTTACGTATTCTTTATGCAATTAACTCGTATTGAACAATCAACTACCTGTAGCCATATTTAAGTTGAATCTGATAGTGAACTCTGACTTTGCAAACACTCAAAAGGAAGGAGTGATCGCAAATGCCTCGAGTAGACGAAGAAATCAAAAAGGATGTAGTTGATCAGTTGTATTGGGATGACCGCGTGGATGCTTCTGACATCAAAGTTAAAGTTGATTCGGGCGAAGTCGAACTCTCGGGTACAGTCCCGTATTATTCGACACGGCGGGTTGCCCAGAATGACAGCTGGAATGTTCTCGGAGTGAGAGCCCTTGAAAACCGGCTGAGAGTCGATTACCCGGAAACGGTTCCGGTACCTTCAGATGCGGAAATACAGGCTAATCTGATCGATCTTTTCAGACTCGATCCGGAGTTGGATCATTCGAAAATAACACCGACGGTTGAATCCGGAAGAGTCCGGCTGGAAGGTGAAGTAAATAAACTCTGGAAAAAAGCCTGGGTAGAAAATCTGGTTGAAGGTGCCTACGGCGTTACTGAGATAGATAACCGGATAACTGTGGTCCCGACCGAAAGCTTAGTTGATACCGCTATCGCGGAAGATCTGCAGGCGGCCCTGCGTCGAAATATCTATGTCGCAGAAGAAGAGATCGATATTAAAGTGCAGGATGGTGTGGTGACTATTCTTGGCACGGTCGACGATTGGATTTCCGCACGTGCTGCTTATAATACTGCTCTCTACACTGCTGGTGCGACCGATGTCATCAACAAAATGGTAATAGCGAAGAAGTAAGCTGATTCGCAGTTGAAATGACTTTCCGGTGGTCCAATCTAAAAACGCATGCTACCTGTTTTACAGTACTGGAGGATTTAACAGGATGAACACAAGCTGTTTTAATCGTCCCTTTTCCATATTCGTAATGACACTATTTCTCGTTTTTGCAGATGCGTTCATGCCGGATTTGTCTGCACAGTATTTCGGTCGCAACAAAGTGCAGTACGAAGATTTTGATTTCAATATAATCGAAACCGACAATTTTAAGATTTATCATTATGCTGAAGAGGGACAGGCGGCTGAGGACGCGTCGTATATGGCCGAACGCTGGTACCGACGTTTTTCAAGACTCTTCAATCACGAGATAAAAAACAAACAGCCTTTGATCCTGTATGCCAATCATGCTGATTTTAAGCAGACAAATGTCATCCAGGGACTGATCAATCAATCAGTCGGTGGTGTGACTGAAGGCCTGCGTCAACGCGTAGTGATCCCCATGACTGGTGTTTACAGTGAGGACAATCATGTTCTCGGCCATGAACTGGCCCATGCGTTTCAGTACGATATCGCCAAAGAGCTGGGTGTCAGGCTCTCCAGAATGGGACGACTGCCACTATTCTTCATTGAAGGCACATCGGAATACCTGTCGATCGGTCGCGGGGATGTGCTTACCTCAATGTGGATGCGTGACGCGGTTATTCATGATGATCTGCCGGGAATCGAAGAGCTCTCCTGGAATCGGCGTTACTTCCCATACCGCTGGGGACACGCTTTTATGGCCTATGTCGCGGGGCGTCTTGGGGATGATGTCGTATTCGACCTGTATGCGGGTACTCTTAAGAATAGCTGGACCAAAGCTCTTGAAACAGTCCTGGGCGACAGCCTCAAGGCGGTTTCAGATGATTGGAGACGGACAATTCGCGATGAGTATCTTCCCCAGGTAAAAAACCGAACCCATCCGGACAGCCTCGGCAAAAAGGTCATTTCCGGTCAGGAAGGGATGAATCTGGCTCCGTCAATAAGTCCCGATGGGCGCTATCTGGCATTTGTATCGAACCGTGAATTGTTTACGCTGAACCTGTATCTGGCCGACGCCAATAGCGGTGAAATTTTGGATGAGCTGGTCAGCTCAAATACCGATGCCCATTTCGATGCCCTCCGATTTACGAACTCTTCGGGGGGATGGTCGCCGGATTCGAAAAAAATCGCTTTTGTTGTATTTAAAGATGGCGACAATGCCGTTGCTGTTCTCGATGTAAAATCACGAGATGTGGAAAAAGTGATTCCATTTGAACAGGTCGATAACTTAAATGATCTGGCATTTTCTCCCGATGGTAGTAAAATTGCAATAACTGGTACCAGCGGAGGTATCAGCGACCTGTACATTTACGATTTCCAAACAGAGACGATTGAACAATTAACTGATGATCGCTATGCAGAAATACAGCCCGACTGGTCGCCCGATGGCAAAACCATCGCTTTCGCCACTGATCGCGGAAAAGGAACAGATTTTGAAAGGCTCGTTTTCGAGCGTATGAATATCGGCCTGTTGAACCTGGCCGAGAATGACGTTGAATTGCTGCTGATTTCACCCGATGCCAAGCATATTGAACCGCAGTTTTCCGCCGATGGTGAAAGCTTGTACTTTGTTTCCGATCCCGATGGCTTTTCCAATTTGTATCGTTACTCATTCTCGGAACAGAGCTACTATAAGCTGACTGATGTGGCTACCGGTATTTCCGGTCTGACCGAGCTTTCACCTACCATGTCGATTGCTCCCGGTGATAATTTAGCGGCCTTTACGGTCTTCAGCAAAATGGAATACGGGATCCATACGCTAGATTTGAACCAGGTTAATGAACTGCCCTATTCCGGGGAAGCTGACGCGCTGGCAAACAATTCAAACCTGCCTCCAGCTGTTTATGAGAGTTTCGTGAATAGCTATATTCTGGCCGAAAACACCCGCCGTCCGGAACTGTCGAAATTCTACCGCAATGAGTATTCGCCCTCGCTGGATCTAATCTACGCCGGAAGATCAATGCTTGGTGTGGCAGTAGATCGCTATGGCGCTTCGCTGGGCGGGGCAGTCAATCTTCTCTACAGCGATATGCTCGGCAATCATCTTTTAAATGTTACTGCGCAGATTAACGGCGGACTTAAGGACCTGGGTGGGCAGGTTCTATACATAAATCGCGATAACCGTATAAACTGGGGCGCTATGATCGGGCATATACCGTATCAGACAGCCCGCATGTTTACCGGTTATGATACAGTCACGGTCAATGGCGATCAGGTCATTGCTCGTGAGTATGAACTTGTACGCGAAAGAGTCTTTAGTGAAAGAGCTTCGCTCATGGCCGAGTATCCACTCAGCCAGAATCGCAGATTTGAAGTCTCGAGCGGATATAATCATATCAGTTATGACCGTGAGGTCGACCGGGTCTTTGTTGCCGGAGGAATTGTAGTTGACCGGGAAGAGGAGGATCTGGAAGGTCCCGCTCAACTGAATCTGTGGCAGAGCTCTCTGGCCTATGTCGGCGACTATTCATTTTTCGGGTTTACCTCGCCGGTGGCTGGAAAGCGTTTTCGTTTTGAAGTCGAGCCGACCCTGGGTTCGCTTCGGTATCTGACTCTGCTTTTGGATTATCGCCATTATTTCCATTTCCGACCGGCAACCCTTGCTTTTCGCGCAGTTCATCTGGGGCGCTACCTGGAGGACTCTGAAAGTGACCGTCTTTCCGAGTTGTATCTCGGTAATGAGACGATGGTGCGTGGCTACAGCCTGGGATCGTTCGATTTATCGGAATGTACCGATTTCAATGAAGAACAAGGATGTGTTGAAGTTGACCGCCTGATCGGATCGAGGCTGGCAGTTTTCAATGCTGAATTGCGTCTGCCTCTTTTGGGCAACAGCCAGTACGGGTTGATAAATTTTCCGACACTTCCGACCGAGCTCAGTTTCTTTTTCGATGGTGGTCTGGCATGGAAAAAAGGTCAGCATCCAAAGCTGGACTGGTCTAATGAATCGGAGCGCAGAGTACCTGTCTTTAGTGCCGGCGTGTCGGCCCGGGTAAACCTCTTTGGTTATCTCGTCAGCCAGTTTTACCTGGCAGTGCCGTTTCAAAGACCAAATACTGATACGCAATTCGGTTTCGTGATCGCGCCGGGCTGGTAATTATCGAAAGTTAACAGGTTGTTGATAAATTTAAGTAGAAGGAGTCTGATCATGAAAGGGCTCGATAAGAAAATAAAGAAAAAAATCATCGACCGTCTCTATGCTGACGACAGGCTGGATGCCACCAAAATTAATGTTGAAGTAGAAGGTTCGCGTGTGATTTTCAACGGCCAGGTCGAGACTGATATTGCCAGACAACTGGTTTCAGAAATCGCGCTTGAGATCGAGAACATTAAATCAGTCGACAATCGCCTGGATATACGTTTTGCGACCGCTCAGCCAGCCGAGGTAAAATTTAACAGCCAACACGATCTCGGAATAGACCATCCCAGCCTGTTTGATATTTCCGACCGTATCGGTTCGAGGCCTTCAACTTTCGTAGCCGACAGCATCATCGCCGAGAGTGTTCGCGTAGCGCTGGATCGAAGCATGTATGTCGATGCTGATATGATCGATGTCAAGGTGTTGGATGGTATGGTGGTGCTGAGAGGAGAAGTCGCAAATATGATGGCTGTAAAGGCTGCCCTCGAAATCGCCATGTACACTGAAGGTGTCCTGAACGTGCGCAGTAATCTCATTATTAATACGGACCAATAAATACTGCCAGGAGAGTGATAAGATTGTTCGATAAGGGAATTCATCTGTTTACATTGTTTGGCTTTGAAGTCAGGTTAAACTGGACCTGGTTGATTTTAGCCGTACTGATAACATGGTCACTGGCGACCGGTTTTTTTCCAGCTTACAGCCCTGATATGCAAACTTCTACATATTGGTGGATGGGGGTAGTCGGGACGATCGGATTGTTTTTCTCGATCGTGTTCCATGAGTTGTCTCATTCGCTGGTGGCTCGACGCTATGGAATTCCGATGCACGGGATAACGTTGTTCGTATTCGGAGGGATGGCTCAGATGCATCAAGAGCCACATAATCCAAAATCGGAAATCCTGATGTCTCTGGCGGGTCCGATTGCCAGCATTGTTATTGGATTAATGTTTCTGGGAGTAAACTATATTGGTGGTCAGGCTCTTGGTCAAACCGCTGTGGGCGTTGTGATAGGTTACCTGGGTATTATCAATTTGATTCTGGCCGCTTTCAACCTTATTCCCGCTTTTCCACTCGACGGCGGAAGAATTCTGCGATCTGTGCTCTGGGCGCGCGGCAAAGATTTGCGTAGAGCGACCCGGATTTCCTCCAGAATCGGATCTGGATTCGGGATATTTTTGATCGTTATGGGTGTTCTGGATTTTATTGGCGGTAACTTTATCGGCGGAGTCTGGTTGGCATTGATTGGGATGTTTTTGCGCAGTATCTCGAAGAACTCGTACCAGCAGTTGCTTATGCGCAAAGCGCTCGAGGGTGAACCGATCAAGCGCTTCATGAAAACCGATCCGGTGACGGTTGAACCTTCCATTACACTCGAGGATCTGGTTGAAAACTATATTTACCGTTACCATCACAAGCTTTACCCGGTCACTCGTAACGGCGAGCTTCTGGGATGTGTCAGCCTTCCGCAGGTCAAACAGTTCTCACGAGAACAATGGGAGAAGCATACGGTCGACGATGTGGTTCGGAAGTGTGACGAAAATAACACCGTTGATGAAAATACAGATTCGGTCAGGATTATGTCGAGGATGCGCAAAAACGGCAATAGCAGGATGATCGTAACCAAAAACGGTCAACTGGCGGGAGTGATTACACTCAAAGACCTGCTGGAATTTCTTTCATTGAAAGTTGATCTGGAGGAGGTCGCTTAAACAAAGCTATGAAACTGAAATTTATTGGCACTCGGGGAAATATTGAAGCAAAAAACAGAAGACACCGCCGTCACAGCTCCCTTCTGGTGAGTTACAACAATCAGAATTTGATGATCGACTGTGGCAAAGACTGGCGGGGAAATTTTCAGAAGTATTCCCCGCAGGCGATTCTGTTAACTCATGCTCATCCTGACCATGCTTTCGGTTTGAAGGATGGTGCGCCCTGCCCGGTCTACGCTACGTCTACAAGCTGGAAGAAACTGGACGATCTTGAAATAGATGATAAACGCAAACTGAGTACTGATAAAAAGCACACGGTGAAAGGGATCGAGGTGAAAGCCTGCACGGTCGAGCATTCTTTAAAAGCTCCGGCTGTCGGTTTTCGAATGAAAGCGGGACGACATCAGATCTTCTACGCTCCTGATCTGGTGTACATCCATGAACGAAGCAGGGCCTTAAAAGGTGTGGATGTGTATATCGGTGATGGAGCCACGATCGACCGCTCTTTTGTGCGTAAACGCGGTGATTACCTGATCGGCCATGCGCCTGTGCGGACACAGCTTACCTGGTGTCAGAAAGAGAACGTCGATTTTGCATTGATCACTCATTGCGGTTCGCAGATCGTCGAAAGCGATGAGCGCAAGCTGGGCGCAAAATTGCGCCGGATGGCCGGGGAACGCGGTGTCTCAGTCAAGATCGCTTATGATGGCATGGAAACCGTGCTGAGTTAACACAATTGATTTGAGGTGATTTAAATGCCGGAGCTTCCGGATGTTGAGGTTTTCAGGAGATATTTCAACCAGACAGCTTTGAATAAGAATGTCAAAGACTTACCTGTAGTCGAAGATGATTTGCTCGATAATACTTCACCACGAAGTATCAAACGAAATTTAGAGAAACAAGCTTTTGAATCGACCGAAAGGCATGGGAAATACCTGTTTGCGCATACTGACAACGACAGGACACTAGTTTTGCATTTCGGTATGACCGGTTTTTTGAAGTATTTTAAAAACAAAGATGAGCAACCGGAGCATACCCGTTTGATGATAGATTTCGAAAATGGTTATCATCTGGCATACGACAGCCAAAGGAAACTTGGCCTGGTGGGATTGACTGCCGACGTCGACAAGTTTGCCATAGAGAAAGAACTCGGTAGAGACGCATTCGATCCTGCTTTGGACTTCAACAGCTTTCGTGATATCCTATCTGAAAAACGCGGGATGCTCAAATCAGCATTGATGGATCAGAAGACTATTGCAGGTATCGGCAATATATACTCCGATGAGATTTTCTTCGATGCCGGTCTTCATCCGGCCCGGAAAGTAGAGGAACTCTCGGACAACCAGCTTCAGAGTTTGTATTCATCATTACGAAAGGTCCTTAAAAAGGCGATCGAGGCAAAAGCTGATCCTGACAGGATGCCGCGCACATGGCTTCTACCAAACCGCGCAGAAGGGAGGAAGTGTCCGCGCTGCGATGGTGAAATAGCAACTGCTAAGATCGCCGGCAGGACATCGTATTTGTGCTTAAACCATCAGAAAACGAGTAGCTGAATCCAAGCAATTTAACTATGAGGAGGATATAATATGCAGATTCCTCTGGAACTGTCCTTTAGAGACGTTAACAAGACGGCCGAACTCGAGGATCTGATAAACGACAAAGTCGATGATCTCGAAAAAGTTTTTGACAATATAATCAGTTGCCGGATGGCGGTCGAGAAGCCCCAGGAACATCAGTCTTCCGGCAGTCCATACCGAGTCAGGATCAATGTTCGTGTTCCGCCCGGGAAAGAAATTGTGGTCACCAAAAACCCGGGCGATGGAGAAATGCACGATCCCCTCGAAGCTATAATCAGGGACGCTTTCGCGACCGCCACGCGGGAATTGCGTGAACTTGGCAACAGGCTGAACCAGGAGGTTAAACAGCACCCGGAACAGGAAAATGCCGCAATTGTGGAGGAGATCAATTACGAGGATGGTTTCGGGTTTTTACGCAGTTTGGAAGGACGCAGGATCTACTTTCATGCCAATAGTGTGCTGAACAATGATTTCAAGCGGGTTGAGGTCGGCACCGGGGTGCGCTTCGTCAGCGAGATGGGCGAGGATGGCCTGCAGGCCTCCACAGTCCAGATCGTCGATAAGCCCGGAGGCAGTCTTCCAAAATCAGACGACCTCGATAAACTTATTGAAAAAGGAAAACCGAGAAAATAATGAAAGGAGCATATGATGGATTACAATGAATTCATTAACAAAATTCAGGCGTCAACGGGAATCGTTGAGGAGAAAGATGCGGTTCGGGCTGCACAGGCCACACTCAATACACTTTCAGAACGTATAACCGGCGATGAAGCTCATGATATGGCTGCCCAGTTGCCCGAACAAATCAAGGAATTCACGAATGTGGACGAATACGCGCAGCGGTTTTCTGCTGATGAATTCTTCGAGAGGGTTTCCAAAAAGGAAGGCACCAACCGCAAGGAAGCTGAGCAGCATTCGCGCGCCGTTATCCATGTAATCAAGGACGCGATCACAGGGGGCGAAATCGATGACCTCAAGGATCAGCTTCCGGAAGATTTCGAGGTGCTGTTCAAGGCTCCGCCTAACGTTTACTGATCAGCAGTCAGGATCGTATACCTCGCTGAGCATAGATACAGAAGCCGGGGTGCAGGTGTCATAAAACTGAAACCATCTTTCTTGAACATGACTTTGTGCATCCCGGTTTCAAAGATGCCGTGGATTCTGTTTTTACACTGAGCGGATACGTTCAATTACCTTCTGTTCTGAACAGGAGGCATCATCGGGAAGCGGTATATTCACAGAACCTGAATTTTTACAATGTGCAGGCTTCCAGTATTGAAGCTTGCAAAAATTTTCAACCTGTAACAAGGAAAAGACCCATGCAGAAAGTGGACCTTCCTGATTATGAATGGCCGGAATTCTTTTTGAATATGGCGACCGTTTATCGCAACCGGATAATGAATATCAAACAGGGAGATAATCGCGATGGCAATTCTGTTCGGATTGAAAATGTCGCATTGAAAAACATCGTGATGAGCGATGATGGTACTCGTTGTCTCCAGATGCAAACTGTCGATTCCGCTGGAAAACACCTGACACATACGATCGATTCACCGCTCAGAATTATGATGATAAACAAATCCAATGGCCTGTTTCCGGACTTTGAAATTGCCTCTACAAGCGGGTTGACCACAACAATTAAATTCAAATAAGCAGCCATGGAGAAGCGCGGTGAAGTTCATATCGGTACCTCGGGATGGAACTACAAGCATTGGAGAGAAGTTTTCTATCCCAAAGATCTTGATCCAAAAGGATGGCTGGAATATTATGCTGAAAAGCTGAACGATGTCGAATTGAACAACACCTTTTATCAATTACCAGCTAAACGTTCATTCGAGCAATGGAAAAATACAGTGCCCTGTGAATTCAGCTTCGCAGTCAAGGGCAGCCGCTTTATCACCCATATGAAAAAACTCAAAGATCCAAAGCAGTCCACACAGAAGTTATTCGAGAGAGTCGAAACCCTGCAGGACAAGCTCGGCCCGATACTTTTCCAACTCCCGCCACGCTTCAAAGCGAATCCCGAAAGGCTGGACAGCTTTTTAAACAGGCT
Encoded proteins:
- a CDS encoding BON domain-containing protein; the encoded protein is MKGLDKKIKKKIIDRLYADDRLDATKINVEVEGSRVIFNGQVETDIARQLVSEIALEIENIKSVDNRLDIRFATAQPAEVKFNSQHDLGIDHPSLFDISDRIGSRPSTFVADSIIAESVRVALDRSMYVDADMIDVKVLDGMVVLRGEVANMMAVKAALEIAMYTEGVLNVRSNLIINTDQ
- a CDS encoding Fpg/Nei family DNA glycosylase, with translation MPELPDVEVFRRYFNQTALNKNVKDLPVVEDDLLDNTSPRSIKRNLEKQAFESTERHGKYLFAHTDNDRTLVLHFGMTGFLKYFKNKDEQPEHTRLMIDFENGYHLAYDSQRKLGLVGLTADVDKFAIEKELGRDAFDPALDFNSFRDILSEKRGMLKSALMDQKTIAGIGNIYSDEIFFDAGLHPARKVEELSDNQLQSLYSSLRKVLKKAIEAKADPDRMPRTWLLPNRAEGRKCPRCDGEIATAKIAGRTSYLCLNHQKTSS
- a CDS encoding DUF72 domain-containing protein, which encodes MEKRGEVHIGTSGWNYKHWREVFYPKDLDPKGWLEYYAEKLNDVELNNTFYQLPAKRSFEQWKNTVPCEFSFAVKGSRFITHMKKLKDPKQSTQKLFERVETLQDKLGPILFQLPPRFKANPERLDSFLNRLPRNCEYAFEFRDHSWWNNEIFDILIEHKAAFCIYDLAGTLSSKKITSPHMVYIRLHGPGDAYEGRYSKHELASWAGAINSWTETGRDVYVFFDNDQDGYAPLNAIELRDMLS
- a CDS encoding MBL fold metallo-hydrolase, with the translated sequence MKLKFIGTRGNIEAKNRRHRRHSSLLVSYNNQNLMIDCGKDWRGNFQKYSPQAILLTHAHPDHAFGLKDGAPCPVYATSTSWKKLDDLEIDDKRKLSTDKKHTVKGIEVKACTVEHSLKAPAVGFRMKAGRHQIFYAPDLVYIHERSRALKGVDVYIGDGATIDRSFVRKRGDYLIGHAPVRTQLTWCQKENVDFALITHCGSQIVESDERKLGAKLRRMAGERGVSVKIAYDGMETVLS
- a CDS encoding DUF2267 domain-containing protein, which encodes MMDYNEFINKIQASTGIVEEKDAVRAAQATLNTLSERITGDEAHDMAAQLPEQIKEFTNVDEYAQRFSADEFFERVSKKEGTNRKEAEQHSRAVIHVIKDAITGGEIDDLKDQLPEDFEVLFKAPPNVY
- a CDS encoding CBS domain-containing protein; translated protein: MFDKGIHLFTLFGFEVRLNWTWLILAVLITWSLATGFFPAYSPDMQTSTYWWMGVVGTIGLFFSIVFHELSHSLVARRYGIPMHGITLFVFGGMAQMHQEPHNPKSEILMSLAGPIASIVIGLMFLGVNYIGGQALGQTAVGVVIGYLGIINLILAAFNLIPAFPLDGGRILRSVLWARGKDLRRATRISSRIGSGFGIFLIVMGVLDFIGGNFIGGVWLALIGMFLRSISKNSYQQLLMRKALEGEPIKRFMKTDPVTVEPSITLEDLVENYIYRYHHKLYPVTRNGELLGCVSLPQVKQFSREQWEKHTVDDVVRKCDENNTVDENTDSVRIMSRMRKNGNSRMIVTKNGQLAGVITLKDLLEFLSLKVDLEEVA
- a CDS encoding HPF/RaiA family ribosome-associated protein → MQIPLELSFRDVNKTAELEDLINDKVDDLEKVFDNIISCRMAVEKPQEHQSSGSPYRVRINVRVPPGKEIVVTKNPGDGEMHDPLEAIIRDAFATATRELRELGNRLNQEVKQHPEQENAAIVEEINYEDGFGFLRSLEGRRIYFHANSVLNNDFKRVEVGTGVRFVSEMGEDGLQASTVQIVDKPGGSLPKSDDLDKLIEKGKPRK